A single genomic interval of Stenotrophomonas sp. ZAC14D1_NAIMI4_1 harbors:
- a CDS encoding RNA polymerase sigma factor, translating to MEATALPTDEALMLAWAGGDLQAFESLYARHRKRLFGFLLRQLRDTALAEEIFQDVWQRVISARAGWQPDAAFSTWLFRIAHNRLNDHWRAARHRPAAPADADLRLAALEDGQTPEAELSEFEQRRRIQLAMEDLPPEQREVLQLRLEQELSLEEIGQITGVGRETVKSRLRYAMDKLRAGLKA from the coding sequence GTGGAAGCGACCGCCCTGCCAACCGATGAAGCGCTGATGCTGGCCTGGGCCGGTGGCGACCTGCAGGCGTTCGAAAGCCTGTATGCGCGCCATCGCAAGCGCCTGTTCGGCTTCCTGCTGCGGCAACTGCGCGACACCGCGCTGGCCGAAGAGATCTTCCAGGACGTCTGGCAGCGGGTGATCAGCGCCCGCGCCGGCTGGCAGCCCGATGCTGCATTCAGCACGTGGTTGTTCCGTATCGCGCACAACCGCCTGAACGACCACTGGCGTGCCGCCCGCCATCGCCCTGCCGCGCCGGCCGACGCCGATCTGCGCCTGGCTGCGCTGGAAGACGGGCAGACCCCGGAAGCTGAACTGTCTGAATTCGAGCAGCGCCGGCGCATCCAGCTGGCGATGGAAGACCTGCCGCCCGAGCAGCGTGAGGTGCTGCAGTTGCGGCTGGAACAGGAACTGAGCCTGGAGGAGATCGGCCAGATCACCGGCGTCGGCCGGGAAACAGTGAAATCGCGGCTGCGCTATGCGATGGACAAGCTGCGTGCGGGACTGAAGGCATGA